From a region of the Eretmochelys imbricata isolate rEreImb1 chromosome 6, rEreImb1.hap1, whole genome shotgun sequence genome:
- the FBXL19 gene encoding F-box/LRR-repeat protein 19 — protein sequence MSSSKGAGAGSRRRRTRCRKCKACQRTECGECHFCKDMKKFGGPGRMKQSCLMRQCTAPVLPHTAVCLLCGEAGKEDTVEGEEEKFNLSLMECSICNEIVHPACLKMGTAEAVINNEIPNCWECPKCKREGKSNKDSGGDGTGKRRADNGEDGVRWKLTDEVAQHKKKLLPAPPPAEEPPASAHKRKKEKELPPPDTGPKKKLKGGREKHLKKASEQPSDGNKLQPLPSWGRVGSGDLEVKGSISHSTIHLSQIGPSDLEKTKAPQGPLEPSAQSDKSHQREKLERFKQMCQMLERVKNSSSSSSSSDSDSDTDSRGSEGSSGGGASSRAASPASRAQRLAALGFSASEEDEEEDEEEEEGRNGGSEAARNGKQPKGPRANCQEKENHHRAASRGSERAKQQPGGRKGGRPAGQTGLHMVTRTQFLQWPLVPSPPKPLLQLERHVVRPPPDSPEPDSLPLDSGSDHVMQRDVWLAVFQHLSYRELCVCMRVCRTWSRWCCDKRLWTRIDLSRRKSITPSMLSGIIRRQPGSLDLSWTNISKKQLMWLINRLQGLRELVLTGCSWCSVSALSTASFPSLRLLDLRWIEDVKDSHLRELLLPPTDSKPGQTESRGRLQNVSELRLSGLDITDASLRLVVRHTPQLAKLDLSHCNHVGDQSVNLLTAANSPLRDSLAEINLSGCNRLTDQCLPLFRRCPRLSRVDLRSCRHVTPEGCARFCEDSGPPAPPPAGPPFRCPEEKLLLKDS from the exons ATGTCGTCCAGCAAAGGGGCGGGGGCTGGATCTCGCCGGCGCCGGACGCGCTGCCGTAAGTGCAAAGCCTGCCAGCGGACGGAGTGCGGCGAGTGCCACTTCTGCAAGGACATGAAGAAGTTTGGGGGCCCGGGGCGCATGAAGCAGTCCTGCCTGATGAGGCAATGCACAGCG CCAGTCCTGCCTCACACGGCTGTGTGCCTGCTCTGTGGCGAGGCCGGGAAGGAGGACacggtggagggggaggaggagaaattcAACCTGTCGCTCATGGAGTGCTCCATCTGCAACGAGATCGTCCATCCCGCCTGCCTCAAG ATGGGGACGGCGGAAGCTGTGATTAACAATGAGATTCCCAACTGCTGGGAGTGCCCCAAATGCAAACGAGAAGGGAAATCCAACAAG GACTCGGGTGGCGACGGGACAGGGAAGCGCCGGGCGGACAACGGCGAGGACGGGGTACGGTGGAAGCTGACGGACGAGGTGGCCCAGCACAAGAAGAAGCTGTtgccggccccgccccctgcggAGGAGCCCCCCGCCAGCGCCCACAAGCGCAAGAAGGAGAAGGAGCTGCCGCCCCCCGACACGGGGCCCAAGAAGAAG TTGAAAGGCGGGCGGGAAAAACACTTGAAGAAG GCCTCCGAGCAGCCGTCGGATGGGAACAAGCTGCAGCCGCTACCGAGCTGGGGCCGCGTGGGGAGCGGCGACTTGGAGGTGAAAGGGTCCATCTCCCACTCGACCATCCACCTGAGCCAGATCGGCCCCAGCGACCTGGAG AAAACCAAGGCACCTCAGGGACCTCTGGAGCCTTCTGCGCAGTCGGACAAGTCTCACCAGCGGGAGAAGCTGGAGCGCTTCAAGCAGATGTGCCAGATGTTGGAGCGCgtcaagaacagcagcagctccagctccagctccgaCTCGGACTCGGACACGGACTCGCGGGGCTCGGAGGGCTCCAGCGGCGGGGGGGCCTCCAGCCGGGCCGCCTCACCCGCCTCCCGGGCCCAGCGCCTGGCCGCTCTCGGCTTCAGCGCCAGtgaggaggacgaggaggaggacgaggaggaggaggaaggccgCAACGGGGGCTCGGAGGCGGCCCGCAATGGCAAGCAGCCCAAGGGGCCGCGGGCGAactgtcaggagaaggagaaccaCCACCGGGCCGCCAGCAGGGGGAGCGAGCGAGCCAAGCAGCAGCCCGGGGGCCGCAAGGGAGGCCGGCCGGCCGGGCAGACGGGCCTGCACATGGTGACCCGGACTCAGTTCCTCCAGTGGCCCCTGGTGCCCTCGCCCCCCAAGCCCCTGCTGCAGTTGGAGCGGCACGTGGTGCGCCCGCCCCCCGACAGCCCCGAGCCGGACTCGCTGCCCCTGGACAGCGGCTCGGACCACGTCATGCAGCGTGACGTCTGGCTGGCCGTCTTCCAGCACCTCAGCTACCGCGAGCTCTGCGTCTGCATGCGGGTGTGTCGGACCTGGAGCCGATG gTGCTGTGATAAGCGCCTGTGGACCCGCATCGACCTGAGCCGCCGGAAATCGATCACCCCGTCTATGCTGAGCGGCATCATTCGCCGGCAGCCGGGCAGCCTCGACCTCAGCTGGACCAACATCTCCAAGAAGCAGCTCATGTGGCTTATCAACCGGCTACAGG gcctgCGGGAGCTGGTCCTGACGGGCTGCTCGTGGTGCTCCGTCTCAGCGCTGAGCACCGCCAGCTTCCCCTCGCTGCGGCTGCTCGACCTGCGCTGGATCGAGGACGTCAAGGACTCGCACCTCCgtgagctgctgctgccccctacAGACAGCAAGCCAG GTCAGACCGAGAGCCGGGGCCGGCTGCAGAACGTCTCCGAGCTGCGTCTGTCGGGGCTGGACATCACGGACGCCTCGTTGCGCCTCGTCGTCCGCCACACGCCCCAGCTCGCCAAGCTGGACCTGAGCCACTGCAACCACGTGGGTGACCAGTCTGTCAACCTGCTGACCGCTGCTAACTCCCCCCTCCGCGACAGCCTCGCCGAGATCAACCTCTCCG GGTGTAACCGCCTGACGGACCAGTGTCTGCCTCTCTTCCGACGCTGCCCGCGCCTCTCCCGCGTCGATCTGCGCTCCTGCCGCCACGTCACCCCCGAGGGCTGCGCCCGCTTCTGCGAGGACTCGgggcccccggccccgccgcccgCCGGGCCACCCTTCCGCTGCCCCGAGGAGAAATTGCTGCTCAAGGACAGCTAA